A stretch of Sinimarinibacterium sp. NLF-5-8 DNA encodes these proteins:
- a CDS encoding DUF1302 domain-containing protein: MQNRTFRRHLIWLGIAGMVASVPAQAFRFEINDDTYGEFKNQVLIGASWRMQRPSDSLIDKNNVNPNLCGFGTDDACMSFNGNPALNQKLIDAPGAFFGANKDDGNLNYDRGDIVASVFKLTSEVSLTWGEWVFKAGGTAFIDPKNYHFDETHPDTNFQPATTRRNHDVERNVGYDFQIGNLMASRPFELFNHDFSIAIGYQTIRWGESTLVALNSISEINAPDARFLYHPGTPIAAVFQTTPAVVLSTPLTDDINIDLVYQLAWRKVQVPKGGSFFALFDVIGRDTALLSLGQFHEDPDGLQRLPSIGANISNSSTTVAMDNKGGEPRDSGQFGTKVTWYNADIGTEFGFYALNYHSRLPYLSMFAADASCISDTTTDAITALAECQGMKANPDGLEPVPLDTAKFVLDYPENIQMYGVSFNTTAGKWSLAGEVSYRPNLPAQIHAPDIVFAGVQPALPMNELVLGLGTVGQLGGILQGVLSGDTLALQNLTGLLGGTLANPGAVVGNLLSIVGAVAGNLGNDFALPPRDVAVPSFVREYRGGAAIQPNQFIPGYERLKVMQFDFTGIRILSSTENPIGADQIQFIGEVGATWVLNMPDRNRLQFEGMDFNNTHYGPGADGTGEQFHPQGANAPANPTVTQRLNPTHQSTGFADAFAAGYRFLIFMEYNNALFGKTLKPQILWSHDLTGISIAPMQNFVQGTKLWQVGTHIELTQDLTALVFYQGWTGGGTNQTYRDKDFAGFAVQYTF; this comes from the coding sequence ATGCAAAACCGTACGTTTCGCCGTCATCTGATCTGGCTCGGCATCGCTGGCATGGTCGCCAGCGTACCGGCGCAGGCCTTCCGCTTTGAAATCAATGACGATACCTATGGCGAATTCAAGAACCAGGTGCTGATCGGGGCGTCCTGGCGCATGCAAAGGCCGAGCGACAGCCTGATCGACAAAAACAACGTCAACCCCAACCTGTGCGGCTTCGGAACCGATGACGCCTGCATGTCATTCAACGGAAATCCCGCCCTCAATCAAAAACTGATTGATGCACCGGGCGCGTTTTTCGGGGCAAACAAGGACGATGGCAATCTCAACTATGATCGGGGCGATATTGTCGCCTCGGTATTCAAGCTGACCTCCGAAGTTTCACTGACCTGGGGTGAATGGGTCTTCAAAGCTGGCGGCACCGCCTTCATTGACCCCAAAAACTACCATTTTGACGAAACCCATCCGGACACCAATTTTCAGCCCGCAACAACACGTCGCAATCATGATGTCGAGCGTAACGTCGGTTACGATTTTCAGATCGGCAACCTGATGGCAAGCCGCCCGTTTGAACTGTTCAACCACGACTTTTCCATTGCCATCGGCTACCAAACCATCCGCTGGGGTGAGTCCACCCTGGTGGCCCTCAACAGCATCAGCGAAATCAACGCCCCCGACGCGCGTTTTTTGTATCACCCCGGCACGCCGATTGCTGCCGTATTCCAAACCACGCCGGCGGTGGTGCTGTCCACGCCACTGACGGACGACATCAACATCGATCTGGTCTATCAACTGGCATGGCGCAAGGTTCAGGTGCCCAAGGGCGGCAGCTTCTTTGCCCTGTTTGACGTCATCGGCCGCGACACCGCACTGCTGTCACTGGGGCAATTTCACGAAGATCCGGATGGTCTGCAACGCCTGCCCAGCATCGGCGCCAACATCTCCAATTCCTCCACGACCGTCGCCATGGACAACAAAGGCGGCGAGCCGCGCGACAGCGGACAGTTCGGCACCAAGGTCACCTGGTACAACGCCGATATCGGCACCGAGTTTGGCTTTTATGCACTCAATTATCACAGCCGCCTGCCGTATCTGAGCATGTTTGCCGCCGATGCCTCCTGCATCAGCGACACCACCACAGACGCCATTACCGCACTGGCCGAATGCCAGGGCATGAAAGCCAACCCTGATGGACTGGAACCGGTACCGCTGGATACCGCCAAGTTCGTGCTGGACTACCCTGAAAACATTCAGATGTACGGCGTCAGCTTCAATACCACCGCTGGCAAGTGGTCCTTGGCGGGTGAGGTGTCGTACCGCCCCAACCTGCCCGCACAGATCCATGCCCCTGATATTGTTTTTGCAGGGGTGCAGCCCGCACTGCCAATGAATGAGCTAGTGTTGGGACTGGGCACGGTGGGTCAGTTGGGCGGCATTTTGCAAGGCGTGCTCAGCGGCGACACTCTGGCACTGCAAAACCTCACCGGATTGTTAGGGGGAACCTTGGCCAACCCCGGTGCCGTAGTCGGCAATCTGTTGTCGATCGTTGGCGCGGTGGCCGGCAACCTCGGCAATGACTTTGCCCTGCCCCCGCGCGATGTGGCCGTACCCAGTTTTGTCCGCGAATACCGGGGCGGTGCCGCCATCCAGCCCAACCAGTTCATTCCCGGCTACGAGCGGCTCAAGGTCATGCAGTTTGACTTTACCGGTATCCGCATTCTCAGCAGCACCGAAAATCCGATTGGCGCGGATCAGATCCAGTTTATTGGTGAGGTTGGCGCGACCTGGGTACTCAACATGCCGGATCGCAATCGCCTGCAATTTGAAGGCATGGATTTCAACAACACCCACTACGGCCCCGGCGCCGACGGCACGGGTGAGCAGTTCCATCCGCAAGGGGCCAATGCCCCGGCCAATCCGACCGTTACCCAGCGACTCAATCCGACGCATCAATCCACGGGCTTTGCCGATGCCTTTGCCGCCGGATACCGATTCCTGATCTTCATGGAATACAACAACGCCCTGTTTGGCAAAACGCTTAAACCGCAGATCCTGTGGTCGCATGATCTGACCGGGATTTCGATCGCCCCGATGCAGAACTTCGTTCAGGGCACCAAGCTGTGGCAAGTCGGCACGCATATCGAACTCACACAGGATCTGACCGCCCTGGTGTTCTACCAGGGCTGGACCGGAGGCGGCACCAACCAAACCTATCGCGACAAGGACTTTGCCGGATTTGCCGTGCAGTACACCTTCTGA
- a CDS encoding DUF1329 domain-containing protein, whose protein sequence is MRNTKGWLSLFAAASISFAASSVYAKVSPDEAAKLGKELTPVGAVKAGNADGSIGEWLGAKHFDDTVKNLTPAKIDAIRVEFDKTRAASPADFDALLKYLDKFEVSDYPTISKQIDDIIAKLPAEQKALAQKQREQIGGGGKYEAPQFIITKDNMAKYADHLTEGHKAMFAKYPSYRMIVYPSMRTAFFPQKVEEATIKNATSAELIGTDEIKGAVLGFPFPIPKSGGEVIWNHKMRYRGTAVRRYNNQAIVKLDGSFKISKLVEDVKFKYANLEEDNAGTKILLYYLSEVLSPPRVAGQLLLVHETSGAGGSGRDAWLYNPGLGRVNRAPDVGYDNPYIGTDGEQFNDQVDVFNGALDRYDWKLVGRKDMYIPYNSFLINAPLIKYADIIRPGHINQNLARYEMHRVWVVEATLRQGMRHQIKKRRFYVDEDSWAIATVDDYDNRDQLWKVQEGHLISVPFVPTVTAIPEIIYDLQSGRYFVTALMNEDRTSDFDVKLDDKQFAPNALSQRAQRR, encoded by the coding sequence ATGCGCAACACCAAAGGGTGGCTATCACTGTTTGCTGCAGCGAGTATCAGCTTTGCAGCCAGCAGTGTGTACGCCAAGGTTTCACCCGACGAGGCCGCCAAGCTTGGCAAGGAACTCACACCCGTCGGTGCCGTCAAGGCCGGCAATGCCGATGGCAGCATCGGCGAATGGCTCGGCGCCAAGCACTTTGACGATACAGTCAAGAATCTGACCCCGGCGAAGATCGACGCCATCCGTGTGGAGTTCGACAAAACCCGCGCGGCCAGCCCTGCCGACTTCGATGCCTTGCTCAAATATCTGGACAAGTTCGAAGTCTCCGACTATCCAACCATTTCCAAGCAAATCGACGACATCATCGCCAAGCTCCCGGCCGAACAAAAAGCGCTGGCGCAAAAGCAACGCGAACAGATCGGCGGCGGCGGCAAGTATGAAGCGCCGCAATTCATCATCACCAAAGACAACATGGCCAAGTACGCCGACCATCTCACCGAAGGTCACAAGGCGATGTTTGCCAAATATCCAAGCTATCGGATGATCGTCTATCCGTCGATGCGTACCGCGTTTTTTCCCCAGAAAGTGGAAGAAGCCACCATCAAGAACGCAACCTCTGCCGAGTTGATCGGCACTGACGAAATCAAAGGTGCGGTGCTGGGCTTCCCGTTCCCGATCCCGAAAAGCGGCGGGGAAGTGATCTGGAACCACAAAATGCGTTATCGCGGCACCGCCGTGCGTCGTTACAACAATCAGGCCATCGTCAAGCTCGACGGCAGCTTCAAAATCTCCAAGTTGGTAGAAGACGTCAAATTCAAATACGCCAACCTGGAAGAAGACAATGCGGGCACCAAAATCCTGCTGTACTACTTATCAGAAGTGCTGTCGCCGCCTCGCGTTGCCGGTCAGCTGCTGCTCGTGCACGAAACCTCGGGCGCAGGTGGCAGTGGTCGTGATGCCTGGCTGTACAACCCCGGGTTAGGCCGCGTCAACCGCGCGCCCGACGTCGGCTACGACAATCCCTACATCGGCACCGATGGCGAGCAGTTCAACGACCAGGTGGACGTGTTCAACGGCGCGCTGGATCGCTACGACTGGAAACTGGTCGGCCGCAAGGACATGTACATCCCGTACAACTCGTTCTTGATCAACGCACCGCTGATCAAATACGCCGACATCATCCGTCCGGGTCACATCAACCAAAACCTCGCGCGCTACGAAATGCACCGCGTCTGGGTGGTTGAAGCCACGCTGCGTCAAGGCATGCGCCACCAGATCAAAAAACGTCGCTTCTATGTGGACGAAGACAGCTGGGCGATTGCCACCGTGGATGACTACGACAACCGTGATCAGTTGTGGAAAGTCCAGGAAGGTCACTTGATCAGCGTTCCGTTTGTGCCCACCGTCACGGCCATTCCGGAAATCATCTATGACCTGCAAAGTGGCCGCTACTTTGTCACTGCGCTGATGAACGAAGACCGCACCTCGGACTTCGACGTCAAGCTCGATGACAAGCAGTTTGCCCCCAACGCCCTTTCACAGCGCGCGCAACGCCGCTGA
- a CDS encoding acyl-CoA dehydrogenase C-terminal domain-containing protein, whose amino-acid sequence MPAYKVPLRDIRFLINEVLDYPAHYASLPNGGDADPDTVGAILEECAKLCEEVLSPLNLSGDQEGCHFADGNVTTPKGFKDAYRQYAEGGWQGLSHPTEYGGQGMPMSMGLFKSEMTGTANWSFTMYPGLALGAMNTVMQHASDAQKATYMPPLTEGRWLGTMCLTEPQCGTDLGQVKTKAEPQADGSYKITGTKIFISAGDHDLTENIVHIVLARLPDAPKGTRGISLFIVPKIMVNEDGSLGERNTVRTDGIEHKMGIHGNATCVLSFEEATGYMIAEPNKGLEAMFTFMNTARIGTAIQGIAHAELSYQGALRYAKDRRSMRALSGKKEPEKVADALIYHADVRRMLLTQKAFAEGGRAMIYFAAQYADKMVNAAFAGDQAEFKIWDDKLGFLTPILKGFLTEMGLEAANLGMQVFGGHGYIAEHGMEQIARDARISTLYEGTTGIQALDLLGRKVLLGTKGKAVREFTAIIGKFAVEHMRDARLRRFAGELAKLVAEWNLLTVRLMLMARKDRDVVSSASHHFLMYSGYVTMAYFWALQAAVASQKLKGGGNDTPEFYQAKLDTARFYFDHLLPRAKAHASSMVKPSRSMTKLPIESFVFE is encoded by the coding sequence ATGCCTGCCTATAAAGTACCGTTGCGCGATATCCGCTTTTTGATCAATGAAGTGCTGGACTATCCGGCGCACTACGCATCGCTGCCCAATGGCGGGGATGCCGACCCCGATACCGTCGGCGCCATTCTCGAAGAGTGTGCCAAGCTGTGCGAAGAAGTGCTGTCGCCGCTCAACCTGAGCGGTGACCAGGAAGGCTGCCATTTTGCCGATGGCAACGTCACCACGCCCAAGGGTTTCAAGGATGCCTATCGGCAGTATGCCGAGGGCGGCTGGCAGGGGTTGTCGCACCCCACCGAATACGGCGGCCAGGGCATGCCGATGTCGATGGGGTTGTTCAAATCCGAAATGACAGGCACCGCCAACTGGTCATTCACCATGTATCCCGGTCTGGCGCTGGGTGCAATGAACACGGTGATGCAGCACGCATCCGACGCACAAAAAGCCACCTACATGCCGCCTCTGACCGAAGGCCGCTGGCTGGGGACGATGTGTCTGACCGAGCCGCAGTGCGGAACCGATCTGGGACAGGTCAAAACCAAGGCCGAGCCGCAGGCAGACGGCAGCTACAAGATCACCGGCACCAAGATTTTCATCTCTGCGGGCGATCACGACCTGACCGAAAACATCGTCCACATCGTACTCGCGCGGTTGCCCGACGCACCCAAGGGCACGCGTGGCATTTCGTTGTTCATCGTGCCCAAGATCATGGTCAATGAAGATGGCTCGTTGGGCGAGCGCAATACGGTGCGCACCGATGGGATCGAACACAAAATGGGCATTCACGGCAACGCGACCTGCGTACTGTCGTTTGAAGAAGCCACCGGCTACATGATTGCCGAGCCCAACAAAGGGCTGGAAGCGATGTTCACCTTCATGAACACTGCGCGCATCGGCACGGCCATCCAGGGCATTGCCCATGCCGAGCTTTCTTATCAGGGCGCGCTGCGCTATGCCAAGGATCGCCGTTCGATGCGCGCGCTGTCGGGTAAAAAAGAGCCCGAAAAAGTCGCTGATGCGCTGATCTACCACGCCGATGTGCGGCGCATGTTGCTGACGCAAAAAGCCTTTGCCGAAGGTGGGCGCGCGATGATCTATTTTGCTGCGCAATACGCCGACAAAATGGTCAATGCGGCGTTTGCCGGCGATCAGGCCGAGTTCAAGATCTGGGATGACAAACTCGGGTTTCTGACGCCCATCCTCAAAGGCTTTTTGACCGAAATGGGGCTGGAAGCTGCCAATCTGGGGATGCAGGTGTTTGGGGGTCACGGCTATATCGCTGAGCACGGCATGGAACAAATTGCCCGTGACGCGCGTATCAGCACCCTGTATGAAGGCACCACGGGGATTCAGGCGCTGGACTTGCTGGGGCGCAAGGTTTTGCTTGGCACCAAAGGCAAGGCCGTGCGTGAATTCACCGCGATCATCGGCAAGTTTGCCGTTGAGCATATGCGCGATGCGCGCCTGCGCCGCTTTGCCGGAGAGCTGGCCAAGCTGGTTGCCGAGTGGAATCTGCTGACGGTTCGGTTGATGTTGATGGCGCGCAAGGATCGTGATGTCGTCAGTTCCGCCAGCCATCACTTTTTGATGTATTCCGGCTATGTGACGATGGCCTATTTCTGGGCCTTGCAGGCTGCCGTGGCCAGTCAGAAGCTCAAGGGCGGCGGCAACGACACCCCGGAGTTTTATCAGGCCAAGCTGGATACCGCGCGCTTTTACTTTGACCACCTGTTGCCGCGTGCCAAGGCTCACGCCTCGTCAATGGTCAAACCCAGCCGCTCGATGACCAAGCTGCCGATCGAAAGCTTTGTGTTCGAGTGA
- a CDS encoding AraC family transcriptional regulator, producing MRDSGQFLQVIHEAMLKAGLDVAALYDRLGYDAAALPLRDLRIEHQHQTLFWQTAEAVTGDDDLGLHLCPHMPLYRGEVIEYLMFSSPTFGEGLARALKYLRLISDALVIRLVQDAQGCRIAVVSSQLDAPQLRHTEICVVFEIIRFIGVVTEQQFKPARVGLRFERRSAQAEYDAVFGCPVSFDRAESEIWFDPALLDYASPRWDPDLLKLHEELAAKRLSDLHRRDLVERIRKVLSQRLELADCDLERVAQEVGIAPRRLRFELSRAGTSFSQIVADFRYALARRLLARTQEPIDNIVYLTGFSEPSTFYRAFKRWSGLTPVQYRAQHSAR from the coding sequence ATGCGGGATTCAGGTCAGTTTTTACAAGTCATTCATGAAGCCATGCTCAAGGCAGGGCTGGATGTTGCCGCGCTCTATGATCGCCTCGGCTACGACGCCGCAGCACTGCCCCTGCGCGATCTGCGCATCGAACATCAGCATCAGACCTTGTTCTGGCAAACCGCTGAAGCCGTCACCGGCGATGATGACCTGGGGCTGCACCTGTGTCCGCACATGCCCCTGTATCGCGGCGAAGTGATCGAATACCTGATGTTCAGCAGCCCGACCTTTGGCGAGGGTCTGGCGCGCGCGCTCAAGTACTTGCGGCTGATCAGCGATGCCCTGGTCATCCGTCTGGTCCAGGATGCGCAAGGCTGCCGGATTGCCGTGGTCAGCAGTCAGCTCGATGCACCGCAGTTGCGCCACACTGAAATCTGCGTGGTCTTTGAAATCATCCGCTTCATCGGCGTGGTGACCGAACAGCAATTCAAGCCCGCGCGCGTGGGCTTGCGCTTTGAAAGACGCAGTGCCCAGGCCGAATATGACGCCGTTTTTGGCTGCCCGGTCAGCTTTGACCGCGCCGAAAGTGAAATCTGGTTTGACCCCGCGCTGCTGGATTACGCCTCGCCGCGCTGGGACCCCGACCTGCTCAAACTACATGAGGAACTGGCCGCCAAACGCCTGTCAGACCTGCATCGCCGCGATCTGGTCGAGCGGATCCGCAAAGTGCTGTCACAGCGCCTGGAGCTGGCCGATTGCGATCTGGAACGGGTGGCGCAGGAGGTTGGAATTGCACCGCGCCGATTGCGCTTTGAACTGTCGCGTGCAGGCACCAGTTTCAGTCAGATCGTTGCTGATTTTCGCTACGCCCTCGCCCGCCGCTTGCTGGCTCGCACCCAAGAGCCGATCGACAACATTGTCTATCTCACGGGGTTTTCAGAGCCCAGCACGTTTTACCGCGCGTTCAAGCGCTGGTCGGGTCTGACGCCGGTGCAATACCGCGCACAGCACAGCGCGCGCTGA
- a CDS encoding polysaccharide biosynthesis/export family protein, translating to MSACSVVPGLNVRVDQPPPYEPVAVSKNGAVTEYLAQVGDQVMGYRVVEISGRTLAQLRAETDIALEPLGQGFDAVRLDRAADEYRMGPGDIVLVTVWDHPELSSPLGDRNDVRNAGRLILSDGSMFYPYVGSFTAAGMTVAELRVFLTDKLERVINHPQLDVRVAEFRSQRVQVTGDIRQPGTVILDDTAKGVLEAINERGGLSENASRRRVLLSRDGQSITLDLAAMMSGDRPVPNVALRAGDVIHVPDSSNDLVFVLGETSNQKQIVLQQGKTTLTQALTEAGGLDKARANDAGVLVFRRPNRLEAMPTIYTLDLDNPLGLMLAGELVLQPRDVVYVKPTGFAKYNAVINQLLPTISAIFQIDRLTTNR from the coding sequence ATGTCTGCCTGCTCGGTCGTACCGGGGCTGAATGTCAGGGTTGATCAACCCCCGCCGTACGAGCCGGTTGCGGTATCTAAAAATGGTGCTGTAACCGAATATCTGGCGCAAGTCGGTGACCAGGTCATGGGGTACCGGGTCGTGGAGATTTCCGGACGTACGCTTGCGCAATTGCGCGCCGAAACTGATATTGCACTTGAACCGCTGGGGCAGGGATTTGATGCGGTTCGTCTTGACCGTGCTGCGGATGAATATCGGATGGGGCCGGGAGATATTGTTCTGGTGACGGTGTGGGATCACCCTGAATTGTCATCGCCTCTGGGCGATCGTAATGATGTGCGCAATGCGGGGCGATTGATACTTTCTGATGGTTCAATGTTTTATCCCTATGTTGGCTCGTTTACCGCAGCGGGCATGACGGTGGCCGAATTGCGAGTGTTTCTGACCGACAAACTTGAGCGCGTCATCAACCATCCGCAACTCGATGTGCGAGTGGCCGAGTTTCGCTCGCAGCGCGTACAGGTCACCGGCGATATCCGGCAGCCGGGCACGGTCATTCTTGACGATACCGCCAAGGGGGTATTGGAAGCCATCAACGAGCGTGGCGGACTTTCTGAAAATGCCAGCAGGCGGCGTGTTTTACTCAGCCGTGATGGGCAATCCATCACGCTCGATCTGGCGGCGATGATGTCGGGAGATCGGCCTGTTCCCAATGTGGCGCTGCGTGCCGGAGATGTCATCCATGTTCCTGACAGCTCCAATGATCTGGTCTTTGTTCTGGGTGAAACCAGCAATCAGAAACAGATTGTGTTGCAACAAGGCAAAACCACGTTGACGCAAGCCTTGACCGAGGCAGGGGGGCTGGACAAGGCGCGCGCGAACGATGCCGGTGTTCTGGTCTTCAGGCGTCCCAATCGTTTGGAGGCCATGCCCACCATCTACACCCTTGATCTGGACAATCCGCTGGGTCTGATGCTGGCCGGCGAGCTGGTGTTGCAGCCGCGTGATGTGGTTTATGTCAAACCCACCGGCTTTGCCAAGTACAATGCTGTGATCAATCAGTTGTTGCCGACGATTTCGGCGATCTTCCAGATCGACCGGCTGACCACCAATCGCTGA
- a CDS encoding bacterioferritin translates to MQGSKAVIDCLVALLRGELSARDQYFVHSRRYQDMGLNRLYVRIDHEMQEEAQHADAILQRILFLGGDPDMRPLPFTPGRDLVQMLETDLQTEYDVRQRLQAAMALCEAERDFVTRDLLLMQLRDTEEDHTYWLEQQLRLIKLMGLPNYVQSSVGGAD, encoded by the coding sequence ATGCAAGGATCAAAAGCCGTCATCGATTGCCTGGTTGCGCTGCTGCGCGGCGAGCTCAGTGCGCGCGACCAATACTTCGTTCACTCGCGGCGTTACCAGGATATGGGGCTCAATCGTCTATATGTCCGTATTGATCATGAAATGCAGGAGGAAGCCCAGCATGCCGATGCCATTCTCCAGCGCATCCTGTTTCTTGGGGGCGATCCGGATATGCGGCCACTGCCGTTTACCCCGGGGCGTGATCTTGTGCAAATGCTCGAAACCGACTTGCAAACCGAATATGACGTGCGTCAACGGTTACAGGCAGCCATGGCGCTGTGCGAGGCCGAGCGTGATTTTGTCACGCGTGACCTGCTGCTGATGCAGTTGCGCGATACCGAAGAAGATCACACCTACTGGCTCGAACAGCAATTGCGTCTGATCAAGCTCATGGGCTTGCCCAATTACGTTCAATCCAGCGTTGGCGGTGCCGACTGA
- a CDS encoding H-NS family nucleoid-associated regulatory protein has translation MATFLEIQQQIAALQAQADELRRAEVAAVIAEIHQKMDIYGLTAADLSRGSAAARGGSKGRKAVEPKYENRATGQTWTGRGKPPRWLADAEAAGRSRDEFLIRR, from the coding sequence ATGGCAACTTTTCTTGAGATTCAGCAGCAGATTGCCGCGTTACAGGCACAGGCGGATGAATTGCGTCGCGCTGAAGTGGCCGCTGTGATTGCTGAAATTCATCAGAAAATGGATATCTATGGTCTGACTGCCGCTGATTTGTCACGCGGGTCGGCCGCCGCGCGCGGTGGTTCCAAGGGGCGTAAGGCGGTAGAACCCAAATATGAAAACCGCGCCACCGGTCAAACGTGGACAGGGCGGGGCAAGCCGCCGCGTTGGCTTGCGGATGCCGAAGCGGCAGGCCGCTCACGCGATGAGTTTTTGATTCGTCGTTGA
- a CDS encoding Na+/H+ antiporter, translating to MHSVEVVLAMLLAVVASGYFVRMLPFSLPLPIVQIILGTIIAGVFNQGVQLDPQIFFLLFLPPLLFLDGWRIPKVDLFRDKMVVMELALGLVVFTVIGAGFLIHWMIPAMPLPVAFALAAIVSPTDPIAVSAIAARAPIPKRIMHLLEGESLLNDASGLVCFRFAVAAALTGGFSLTSASLTFLWLAIVGVLVGVGVTLTVSALHIWLSRHFGEDSGSPILLSLLIPFGAYMAAEHVEASGILAAVAAGITMSYVELSGRALAVTRLQRSAVWETIELALNGIMFVLLGEQLPGILRNATTSLEEVGHHNPLWLVAYALALSLALAGLRFIWVWISLRWSVFIALRRGERMSRPHWRLVAAISLAGVRGAITLAGVLTLPLLLPDDSPFPARDLAIFLAAAVILISLFAASLGLPRLLRSLQLPPETEAQTELVLARRESARAAVTAIEQARQAIHVDAEETEIYVNAAARVIALYQNRLDDDTGGNLDATRLRRADRAEVQLRLSGLQAERNTLYALARRGIISDQTTRKLVREIDLMESRYRSA from the coding sequence ATGCACTCTGTAGAAGTGGTTCTCGCCATGCTGTTGGCCGTTGTGGCCAGCGGCTATTTTGTACGCATGCTGCCGTTTTCCCTGCCCTTGCCGATCGTGCAAATCATCCTCGGCACGATCATCGCCGGGGTATTCAATCAGGGCGTTCAGCTCGATCCACAGATTTTCTTTTTACTGTTTTTGCCGCCGCTGCTGTTTCTGGACGGCTGGCGGATTCCCAAGGTCGATCTGTTCCGCGACAAGATGGTCGTCATGGAGCTGGCGCTGGGTCTTGTGGTGTTCACCGTGATCGGCGCCGGTTTTTTGATCCACTGGATGATTCCGGCGATGCCGCTGCCGGTGGCTTTTGCGCTGGCTGCAATTGTTTCGCCAACCGATCCGATTGCAGTGTCGGCCATTGCAGCGCGCGCGCCGATCCCCAAGCGCATCATGCATTTGCTGGAGGGCGAGTCACTGCTCAACGATGCTTCCGGACTGGTGTGCTTTCGCTTTGCGGTGGCCGCTGCGCTGACCGGCGGTTTTTCGCTGACGTCGGCATCGCTGACGTTTCTGTGGCTGGCCATCGTCGGCGTACTCGTCGGCGTTGGCGTCACGCTGACCGTCTCGGCCTTGCATATCTGGCTGTCGCGTCATTTTGGCGAAGACAGTGGCTCACCGATTCTGCTCAGCCTGCTGATCCCATTCGGGGCCTACATGGCCGCCGAGCATGTTGAGGCTTCAGGCATCCTGGCCGCCGTTGCCGCCGGGATCACCATGAGTTATGTCGAACTCAGCGGGCGCGCGCTGGCGGTGACCCGGCTCCAGCGCAGCGCGGTCTGGGAAACCATCGAACTGGCGCTCAACGGCATCATGTTTGTTCTTCTCGGTGAACAATTGCCGGGAATCTTGCGCAACGCCACCACATCTCTCGAAGAAGTAGGCCACCACAACCCGCTGTGGCTGGTTGCCTACGCATTGGCTTTGAGTCTTGCACTGGCCGGGCTGCGCTTCATCTGGGTGTGGATTTCCTTGCGCTGGTCGGTTTTCATTGCCCTGCGCCGTGGTGAACGCATGAGTCGTCCGCATTGGCGTTTGGTCGCGGCTATTTCATTGGCAGGTGTGCGCGGTGCCATCACCCTGGCAGGCGTTCTCACGCTGCCATTGCTGCTGCCGGATGATTCGCCGTTTCCGGCACGCGATCTGGCCATTTTCCTCGCCGCTGCGGTGATCCTGATTTCATTGTTTGCCGCCAGTCTGGGGTTGCCGCGCTTGCTCAGGAGCCTGCAACTGCCCCCCGAAACCGAGGCGCAAACCGAGCTGGTGCTGGCTCGCCGTGAGTCTGCCCGCGCCGCCGTGACCGCTATCGAACAGGCACGTCAGGCCATTCATGTGGATGCCGAGGAAACCGAGATTTATGTCAATGCAGCGGCGCGCGTGATTGCGCTTTATCAGAATCGGCTGGATGACGATACAGGCGGCAATCTTGATGCCACACGGCTGCGGCGCGCTGACCGCGCCGAAGTCCAGTTGCGCCTGAGTGGCTTGCAGGCCGAACGCAATACGCTGTATGCGCTGGCGCGGCGCGGCATCATCTCGGATCAGACCACGCGCAAGCTGGTGCGTGAAATTGATTTGATGGAATCACGCTACCGATCAGCGTAA